From Micromonospora echinospora, one genomic window encodes:
- a CDS encoding beta-N-acetylglucosaminidase domain-containing protein, producing MFAVSVALVAGVLSPLPAGAERPAPTGATRILPVPQQIDSRPGTVVLSGAVDVVAGGSADPAARTALVELLAEHGVTARVVPDGDLSARGPMIVLGGPGETPVSADALRALGVTGPEALPGEGYVLAAGRDGHGRQRIVLSGKDTAGTFYAVQSLRQLLERKGSRVAVDGVQIRDWPGYKIRGGMESFYGPVWSQEDRRSQIEFLARHKMNQFFYGPADDLRTGSNWDSLYEAAELARLKEIVDLAKSRHVDFVYRISPEAPLAPNKGICHVRGTDRAKLLARFDQMWEIGVRSYVIAWDDVSGNFACQEDRDAYGGDPSPLAVAQAEVTNFVQQEFIEKRPGASRMVTVPTEYWGMTKTAYTNRFDELVSTDVDLYWTGPAVVPSSITEADLRAAQDVWSRHRIMLWDNYPVNDYSPNRLLLGPLENRDATMADKVIGISFNGLVTFQEASQIPQGTQADYAWNPGAYDADRSWTRTLQHLGGDAYEELRLFADNNRASVLDQSARPEFAALVNRLIADYRAGRPVDAQLDRVDRELRRLEELPAALRAKLDNPLLLKQIGPWLDRVGVTGQAGRAAVRILRAQDRGASEAAWLARRDQAAARGILDRTWHQISPGPVDDLLSFAAAQNDAYVGDRWFGDLGAPTGAPAAAAGSGLGLLTDRRDDTAYVAAGAPQAGDAVTVPITKPHKLSAVTVVQDATAPADGMIQALVDGSWVNLGPLAEGFTKVPAKDLAASAVRIQWTPGTVAPRVYEIVPHYSDVLRGRLSVEPSGALVAPGATKRFQVALEVFAEDGVSGRVTAAGPDGWTITPATQVLRARPDGRTIVTSVPVAVTVPADAAEERHQVTVTFHKDGATPVTVSLPIVVGDGSYPEFVSGADPAGYWRLGDAAGSRTAVDSATDGRDGTYLGAEPGVEGVLAGDGAADVGDGYVDVPRGPRTNLNGPFTLEAWVKLDLLVPTPGQAIIESYHTPATNGYVLRAENGVLQAWTLGAPGKGHGVVTGRTRLTPDRWHHVAAVFDGSRLTVYLDGVADNSVATTVAPGVGTASIKLGGRGDDTFQRLQGDLDEAAIYDRALTAAEIEKHYFAGLR from the coding sequence ATGTTCGCCGTCTCGGTCGCGCTCGTCGCAGGTGTGCTGAGCCCCCTACCGGCCGGTGCCGAGCGACCGGCTCCCACCGGCGCGACGCGGATCCTCCCGGTGCCGCAGCAGATCGACTCGCGTCCGGGAACCGTGGTGCTGTCCGGTGCCGTCGACGTCGTGGCGGGCGGGTCCGCCGACCCGGCGGCGCGGACGGCGCTGGTGGAACTGCTCGCCGAGCACGGCGTCACCGCCCGCGTCGTCCCCGACGGAGACCTGTCGGCACGCGGCCCGATGATCGTTCTGGGCGGACCGGGGGAGACCCCGGTGAGCGCGGACGCGCTGCGCGCCCTCGGCGTCACCGGCCCGGAGGCGCTGCCCGGTGAAGGGTACGTGCTGGCCGCCGGTCGCGACGGACACGGCCGACAGCGGATCGTGCTGTCCGGGAAGGATACCGCCGGCACGTTCTACGCCGTGCAGTCGCTCCGGCAACTGCTCGAACGGAAGGGCTCCCGGGTAGCCGTCGACGGCGTGCAGATCCGCGACTGGCCGGGATACAAGATCCGCGGCGGCATGGAGTCCTTCTACGGCCCGGTGTGGTCGCAGGAGGACCGGCGTTCGCAGATCGAGTTCCTGGCGCGCCACAAGATGAACCAGTTCTTCTACGGGCCGGCGGACGACCTGCGTACCGGGTCGAACTGGGACTCGTTGTACGAGGCGGCGGAACTGGCCCGGTTGAAGGAGATCGTCGACCTGGCGAAGTCCCGCCACGTCGACTTCGTGTACCGGATCTCACCGGAGGCGCCGCTGGCGCCCAACAAGGGGATCTGCCACGTACGCGGGACCGACCGGGCCAAGCTGCTGGCCCGCTTCGACCAGATGTGGGAGATCGGCGTCCGCAGCTACGTCATCGCCTGGGACGACGTGTCGGGCAACTTCGCCTGTCAGGAGGACCGGGACGCCTACGGGGGCGACCCGTCGCCGCTGGCGGTGGCCCAGGCCGAGGTCACCAACTTCGTGCAGCAGGAGTTCATCGAGAAGCGCCCCGGGGCCAGCCGCATGGTGACCGTGCCGACGGAGTACTGGGGCATGACGAAGACGGCGTACACCAACCGCTTCGACGAGCTGGTCAGCACCGACGTCGACCTCTACTGGACGGGGCCGGCCGTGGTCCCGTCGAGCATCACCGAAGCCGACCTCCGGGCCGCCCAGGACGTGTGGTCGCGGCACCGGATCATGCTCTGGGACAACTACCCGGTCAACGACTACAGCCCCAACCGGCTGCTGCTGGGCCCTCTGGAGAACCGCGACGCCACCATGGCGGACAAGGTCATCGGCATCTCCTTCAACGGGCTCGTCACCTTCCAGGAGGCCTCGCAGATCCCCCAAGGCACCCAGGCCGACTACGCCTGGAACCCGGGGGCCTACGACGCGGACCGCTCGTGGACGCGCACGTTGCAACACCTCGGGGGCGACGCGTACGAGGAGCTGCGGCTCTTCGCCGACAACAACCGGGCCAGCGTCCTCGACCAGAGCGCGCGGCCGGAGTTCGCCGCGCTCGTCAACCGTCTCATCGCCGACTACCGGGCGGGTCGACCGGTGGACGCCCAGCTCGACCGGGTCGACCGTGAGCTGCGCCGTCTGGAGGAACTTCCCGCCGCGCTCCGGGCGAAGCTCGACAACCCGCTCCTGCTCAAGCAGATCGGGCCCTGGCTGGACCGGGTCGGCGTGACCGGTCAGGCCGGACGGGCGGCGGTGCGCATCCTCCGGGCCCAGGACCGGGGCGCCAGCGAAGCCGCCTGGCTGGCCCGGCGCGACCAGGCAGCCGCCCGTGGCATCCTCGACCGCACGTGGCACCAGATCAGCCCCGGGCCGGTCGACGACCTGCTCAGCTTCGCGGCGGCGCAGAACGACGCCTACGTCGGCGACCGCTGGTTCGGTGACCTCGGCGCCCCCACCGGCGCGCCGGCCGCCGCCGCCGGATCCGGGCTGGGGCTGCTCACCGACCGGCGGGACGACACGGCCTATGTCGCCGCCGGCGCACCACAGGCCGGTGACGCCGTCACGGTCCCGATCACCAAGCCGCACAAGCTGTCGGCGGTGACGGTGGTGCAGGACGCGACCGCCCCGGCGGACGGCATGATCCAGGCGCTCGTGGACGGCAGCTGGGTGAACCTCGGGCCGCTCGCCGAGGGGTTCACCAAGGTGCCCGCCAAGGACCTGGCCGCCAGCGCGGTACGGATCCAGTGGACGCCCGGCACCGTCGCGCCGCGCGTGTACGAGATCGTCCCGCACTACTCCGACGTGCTCCGTGGCCGACTCTCGGTCGAGCCGTCGGGCGCGCTCGTCGCACCGGGGGCGACCAAGCGGTTCCAGGTCGCGCTGGAGGTGTTCGCCGAGGACGGGGTGAGCGGACGGGTCACCGCCGCCGGCCCGGACGGCTGGACCATCACCCCGGCGACGCAGGTGCTCCGGGCCCGCCCGGACGGGCGGACCATCGTCACCAGCGTGCCGGTCGCCGTCACCGTCCCGGCCGACGCCGCCGAGGAGCGTCACCAGGTGACGGTGACGTTCCACAAGGACGGCGCGACACCGGTGACGGTGTCGCTGCCGATCGTCGTGGGCGACGGCAGCTACCCGGAGTTCGTGTCCGGGGCCGACCCGGCCGGCTACTGGAGGTTGGGCGACGCGGCCGGTTCCCGGACCGCCGTCGACAGTGCCACCGACGGGCGTGACGGCACCTACCTGGGTGCCGAGCCGGGTGTCGAGGGGGTGCTCGCCGGTGACGGCGCGGCCGACGTCGGGGACGGCTACGTCGACGTGCCCCGGGGCCCACGGACCAACCTGAACGGGCCGTTCACGTTGGAGGCGTGGGTCAAGCTCGACCTGCTCGTGCCCACGCCGGGGCAGGCGATCATCGAGAGCTACCACACCCCGGCGACCAACGGGTACGTCCTCCGGGCAGAGAACGGTGTCCTGCAGGCGTGGACGCTCGGCGCTCCCGGCAAGGGGCACGGCGTCGTGACCGGTCGCACCCGGCTGACGCCGGACCGCTGGCACCACGTCGCCGCCGTGTTCGACGGGTCGCGACTGACCGTGTACCTCGACGGCGTCGCGGACAACAGCGTCGCGACGACGGTCGCCCCGGGCGTCGGCACGGCGAGCATCAAGCTCGGTGGCCGCGGGGACGACACCTTCCAGCGGCTCCAGGGCGACCTCGACGAGGCGGCGATCTACGATCGCGCGCTGACGGCGGCCGAGATCGAGAAGCACTACTTCGCCGGACTGCGGTAG
- a CDS encoding GntR family transcriptional regulator gives MPRTRHEPSDGTLESLLAEQNRGKGKHITDVLTALVLDSRDGALLPSERVLAERFAVARMTVRGAIDALESKGMVRRVPGRGTFVQHPTLTHSEIFRSFSEDMRIRGMTPGAKSYRGRTRPATRTVAANLDIAPGEPTHYIERIRTADGIPMALERTNLAAARFPTLLDVLGRDDSLYDVLGRVFGVRLESARQVVTIARLTATEAKRLEVAEDTPAFLIERISVDNMGKVVEYGRSLYRGDRYAIQMHVSPPPQGG, from the coding sequence GTGCCACGGACGCGACACGAGCCGAGCGACGGAACGCTCGAATCGTTGCTGGCGGAGCAGAACCGCGGCAAGGGCAAGCACATCACCGACGTGCTCACCGCCCTGGTCCTGGACTCCCGAGACGGCGCGCTCCTCCCCTCCGAACGGGTCCTCGCCGAGCGCTTCGCGGTGGCCCGGATGACCGTCCGGGGCGCCATCGACGCGTTGGAGAGCAAGGGGATGGTGCGCCGGGTGCCCGGACGCGGCACCTTCGTGCAGCACCCGACCCTGACCCACTCGGAGATCTTCCGCTCCTTCAGCGAGGACATGCGGATCCGCGGCATGACGCCGGGCGCCAAGAGCTACCGTGGCCGCACCCGCCCGGCCACCCGCACGGTCGCCGCCAACCTCGACATCGCTCCCGGCGAGCCGACCCACTACATCGAGCGGATCCGCACGGCCGACGGGATCCCGATGGCCCTGGAACGGACCAACCTCGCCGCCGCGCGCTTCCCCACCCTGCTCGACGTGCTGGGACGCGACGACTCGCTCTACGACGTCCTCGGCCGCGTCTTCGGGGTCCGGCTCGAATCCGCCCGGCAGGTCGTCACCATCGCGCGGCTGACCGCCACCGAGGCGAAGCGCCTCGAGGTCGCCGAGGACACCCCGGCCTTCCTGATCGAGCGCATCTCCGTCGACAACATGGGCAAGGTCGTGGAGTACGGGCGGTCGCTCTACCGCGGCGACCGCTACGCCATCCAGATGCACGTCAGCCCCCCGCCGCAGGGCGGCTGA
- a CDS encoding ABC transporter substrate-binding protein gives MTRKYGVWGAAAVLTVSLAACAPGSGDGGDAVNLKVWGWRQEDVAAYNKIFQIYEDAHPGVTVEYVPYKNTEYDTILKTGLTDANGPDVAQLRSYGLLQPLVAAGGLVPLDDVKELGGFPEPVLDGARGESDEKVYGVPFALQTLHVIYNQKLFEDNGITAPTTWADMIAAFDKLKSAKVIPLASTVTDTWMLPIQHEIFGATTYGGPDYLDKMLTGGAKFTDGPWVKSLETWKSTDKYWAPQSSGMSYADAQALFTAGRAAMFPGGIWELAVFQKANPDLKMGIFNVPPAPGAPVDKTLVPGYVDGSFGVSAKSAKREAALDLVRWMASEEFGRAYSDELRQISAVPGVQPKDDLLAQALRTYQENPSPYVTYAYFSGGTPTAWDLASAAFSDYLLGRRTAADAAGHIQRGVDQWFRPRN, from the coding sequence ATGACCAGGAAATACGGTGTGTGGGGAGCGGCGGCGGTGCTCACCGTCAGCCTCGCCGCGTGCGCGCCCGGCAGCGGGGACGGCGGCGACGCCGTCAACCTGAAGGTCTGGGGATGGCGGCAGGAGGACGTCGCCGCGTACAACAAGATCTTCCAGATCTACGAGGACGCCCACCCCGGCGTGACAGTGGAGTACGTCCCCTACAAGAACACCGAGTACGACACCATCCTCAAGACCGGGCTGACCGACGCCAACGGCCCGGACGTGGCGCAGCTGCGCTCCTACGGCCTGCTCCAGCCGCTGGTCGCCGCCGGTGGCCTGGTGCCCCTCGACGACGTCAAGGAGTTGGGCGGCTTCCCGGAACCGGTCCTCGACGGCGCCCGGGGCGAGAGCGACGAGAAGGTCTACGGCGTCCCGTTCGCCCTCCAGACCCTGCACGTGATCTACAACCAGAAGCTCTTCGAGGACAACGGCATCACCGCCCCCACCACCTGGGCGGACATGATCGCGGCGTTCGACAAGCTGAAGAGCGCCAAGGTCATCCCGCTGGCGAGCACGGTCACCGACACCTGGATGCTGCCGATCCAGCACGAGATCTTCGGGGCCACCACGTACGGCGGCCCCGACTACCTCGACAAGATGCTCACCGGCGGGGCGAAGTTCACCGACGGGCCCTGGGTGAAGTCGCTCGAGACCTGGAAGAGCACCGACAAGTACTGGGCGCCGCAGTCGTCCGGGATGAGCTACGCCGACGCGCAGGCGCTCTTCACCGCCGGCCGGGCCGCGATGTTCCCCGGCGGCATCTGGGAGCTCGCCGTGTTCCAGAAGGCCAACCCCGACCTGAAGATGGGCATCTTCAACGTGCCGCCCGCCCCCGGGGCGCCGGTCGACAAGACCCTCGTCCCCGGCTACGTCGACGGGTCGTTCGGGGTTTCGGCGAAGTCCGCCAAGCGCGAGGCGGCGCTGGACCTGGTGCGGTGGATGGCGTCGGAGGAGTTCGGCCGGGCGTACTCCGACGAGCTGCGGCAGATCTCGGCGGTGCCCGGCGTCCAGCCGAAGGACGACCTCCTGGCCCAGGCGTTGCGGACGTACCAGGAGAACCCGAGCCCGTACGTCACCTACGCGTACTTCTCCGGTGGAACGCCGACCGCGTGGGACCTCGCCTCGGCGGCGTTCTCCGACTACCTGCTCGGGCGACGCACCGCCGCCGACGCGGCCGGACACATCCAGCGGGGGGTCGACCAGTGGTTCCGGCCCAGGAACTGA
- a CDS encoding carbohydrate ABC transporter permease: MVPAQELTVRPTRRRRRQVGRTAPGWIAAFCLPAFVLYGLFLVVPLLTAFYYGFFRWEGTRQGEFVGIGNYQEILTRYPLSDQISAALGHNVLFFVGTMAIQNTVGLGLAVLLHRSPRGKRLFQTLFSLPYLISPLIVGYIWSLLLSPTFGPINVALRGVGLDSWARPWLGEPDTALPVLILVNAWQWVGGPMLIFGAALAGVPRELEEAAAMDGASATRTFWSVRFPLLMPAVGVITVLTFIGCFNIFDLVYALGGSDGGPGGAMDVLGLLYYRTAFQGGSNAIGESSALAMLIFVLIFGISVALERVLRRREVT; encoded by the coding sequence GTGGTTCCGGCCCAGGAACTGACCGTCCGTCCCACCCGGCGGCGTCGCCGCCAGGTGGGACGGACCGCGCCGGGGTGGATCGCGGCGTTCTGCCTGCCGGCCTTCGTCCTCTACGGGCTCTTCCTCGTGGTGCCCCTGCTCACCGCCTTCTACTACGGCTTCTTCCGCTGGGAGGGCACCCGCCAGGGGGAGTTCGTCGGGATCGGCAACTACCAGGAGATCCTCACCCGCTATCCGCTCAGCGACCAGATCTCCGCCGCGCTCGGGCACAACGTGCTCTTCTTCGTCGGCACCATGGCCATCCAGAACACCGTCGGGTTGGGCCTGGCCGTGCTCCTGCACCGCAGCCCCCGGGGGAAGCGGTTGTTCCAGACCCTCTTCTCGCTGCCCTACCTGATCAGTCCGCTGATCGTCGGCTACATCTGGTCGCTCCTGCTCAGCCCCACCTTCGGTCCGATCAACGTCGCGCTCAGGGGGGTCGGCCTGGACTCGTGGGCACGTCCGTGGCTCGGCGAGCCGGACACCGCGCTGCCGGTGCTGATCCTGGTCAACGCCTGGCAGTGGGTCGGCGGGCCGATGCTCATCTTCGGCGCCGCCCTGGCCGGTGTCCCGCGCGAGCTGGAGGAGGCCGCCGCCATGGACGGCGCGTCGGCCACCCGGACCTTCTGGAGCGTCCGGTTCCCGCTGCTGATGCCGGCGGTCGGGGTGATCACCGTGCTGACCTTCATCGGCTGCTTCAACATCTTCGACCTCGTCTACGCGCTGGGCGGATCCGACGGCGGACCCGGCGGCGCCATGGACGTGCTGGGCCTGCTCTACTACCGGACCGCCTTCCAGGGCGGCAGCAACGCGATCGGAGAGTCCTCGGCGTTGGCCATGCTCATCTTCGTGCTCATCTTCGGGATCTCCGTCGCCCTGGAGCGGGTGCTCCGTCGCCGGGAGGTCACGTGA
- a CDS encoding carbohydrate ABC transporter permease, whose amino-acid sequence MSALLTTPRRTPPATGGSPRPGATRPRSLTRSIGVQVVLWTYAAVAFGPLLLVLIGSFRSNADILRAPVGLPSSFDVSNYTRAWETASISTYFLNSLAVTAASVVLCVSVSALAAYALSRWRFRGRALLAAFFLSGLMIPAKLGLLPVFYMFQSMNLIDSRIGLVLLYAASGVPFSVFVIMGFMRGLPGELEEAARIDGAHEGRLFVSIVLPLMRPALAVVTVFQFAPTWNDFFYPLVLLRSSEKYTIPVGLTRFFGEFAADRGTLFAGLVIALVPLAVVFALATRQIVAGLTAGMSK is encoded by the coding sequence GTGAGCGCCCTGCTGACCACCCCCCGTCGCACGCCGCCGGCCACCGGCGGCTCTCCACGCCCGGGGGCCACCCGCCCCCGGTCGCTGACCCGGAGCATCGGCGTCCAGGTCGTGCTCTGGACGTACGCGGCAGTCGCCTTCGGTCCGCTGCTGCTGGTGCTGATCGGCTCGTTCCGGTCCAACGCGGACATCCTCCGCGCGCCGGTCGGGCTGCCCAGCTCGTTCGACGTCAGCAACTACACCCGTGCCTGGGAGACCGCGTCGATCTCGACGTACTTCCTCAACTCCCTGGCTGTCACGGCCGCCTCGGTGGTGCTGTGCGTAAGCGTGTCGGCGCTGGCCGCCTACGCCCTGTCCCGGTGGCGGTTCCGGGGGCGCGCCCTGCTGGCGGCGTTCTTCCTGTCGGGACTGATGATCCCGGCGAAGCTCGGCCTGCTGCCGGTGTTCTACATGTTCCAGTCGATGAACCTGATCGACAGCCGGATCGGGCTGGTGCTGCTCTACGCGGCCAGCGGCGTCCCGTTCTCCGTCTTCGTGATCATGGGCTTCATGCGGGGGCTCCCCGGGGAACTGGAGGAGGCCGCGCGGATCGACGGCGCGCACGAGGGACGCCTGTTCGTGTCGATCGTGCTGCCCCTGATGCGTCCGGCGCTCGCGGTGGTGACCGTCTTCCAGTTCGCGCCGACCTGGAACGACTTCTTCTATCCGCTGGTGCTGCTGCGCAGCAGCGAGAAGTACACCATCCCGGTCGGGCTGACCCGCTTCTTCGGCGAGTTCGCCGCCGATCGCGGCACCCTGTTCGCCGGGCTCGTGATCGCGCTGGTCCCGTTGGCCGTGGTGTTCGCGCTGGCCACCCGGCAGATCGTCGCCGGCCTGACCGCCGGGATGTCGAAATGA
- a CDS encoding N-acetylglucosamine kinase, translating to MTVTITIDGGKSQLRMLLRTPTGRQLGVGPGFSYRPHEDGVDRILAAVRDAAATIALPERVAGVVAGLTGVPGEDAERRRLAHALTGLLGGPAVVVEDSVLAHAGALGGAGVVLCVGTGTTVLAVAADGVHARLDGWGPHLGDRGSAYAVGLAGMRAATAAYDRTGPGTELADRLVAALGGRDLAALQRYYRDPDLVPRTAAFAVDVLDAADRADPVAGRICAGAATDLADAAQAATARLGLDGAERRVSYSGRLLAAGNVLHRALSAELAARGLPLVAPRAEPLDGGPTLLDGTGPYARLLADQSPGGVA from the coding sequence ATGACCGTGACGATCACCATCGACGGCGGGAAGTCGCAGCTCAGGATGCTGCTGCGCACGCCCACGGGCCGTCAGCTCGGGGTCGGGCCCGGCTTCTCCTACCGGCCCCACGAGGACGGCGTCGACCGGATCCTGGCCGCCGTCCGCGACGCCGCGGCCACCATCGCCCTTCCCGAGCGGGTGGCGGGTGTGGTCGCCGGTCTGACCGGCGTACCGGGCGAGGACGCCGAGCGCCGACGCCTCGCCCACGCCCTCACCGGGCTCCTCGGCGGCCCGGCCGTGGTCGTCGAGGACAGCGTCCTCGCCCACGCCGGTGCCCTCGGCGGTGCCGGCGTGGTCCTGTGCGTCGGCACCGGGACGACGGTCCTGGCGGTGGCCGCCGACGGCGTCCACGCCAGGCTGGACGGCTGGGGCCCGCATCTCGGCGACCGGGGCAGCGCGTACGCCGTCGGGCTGGCCGGGATGCGCGCCGCCACCGCCGCGTACGACCGCACCGGCCCGGGAACCGAGCTGGCCGACCGCCTCGTCGCGGCGCTCGGTGGCCGCGACCTGGCGGCGCTCCAGCGCTACTACCGGGATCCGGATCTCGTCCCCCGGACCGCCGCCTTCGCCGTCGACGTCCTCGACGCCGCCGACCGGGCCGACCCGGTGGCCGGCCGGATCTGCGCCGGTGCGGCGACCGACCTCGCGGACGCGGCGCAGGCGGCGACCGCGCGGCTCGGTCTCGACGGGGCGGAGCGCCGGGTGTCGTACAGCGGACGGCTCCTGGCTGCGGGGAACGTCCTGCACCGGGCGTTGTCGGCGGAACTCGCCGCCCGGGGGCTGCCGCTGGTCGCTCCCCGGGCGGAACCGCTCGACGGCGGGCCCACGCTGCTGGACGGCACCGGGCCCTACGCCCGCCTGCTGGCAGACCAGAGTCCGGGCGGTGTCGCATGA
- a CDS encoding sugar isomerase domain-containing protein codes for MPEPTYAAIARTALDQILATQLTAIESAATLVADSIAAGGVLQAFGTGHSRIVTLELAARAGGLAPVSMLAVKDLVMFGGADPGPILDPTYERESGLAERIYALAAPAAHDPFLIVSNSGINAAVVEMATLARDRGHPIIAVTSLTHTRSAGARATGGPHLADLADVVIDNLAPAGDAALEISPGIRIGALSSLTGVFVAQMLTELVCRRLLDRGLDLPVYISANLAQGDAHNAALQERYRERVRPIEP; via the coding sequence GTGCCTGAACCTACCTACGCCGCCATCGCGCGGACCGCGCTCGACCAGATCCTCGCCACCCAGCTCACGGCGATCGAGTCGGCGGCCACGCTCGTCGCCGACTCGATCGCCGCCGGTGGTGTGCTCCAGGCTTTCGGGACCGGCCACTCGCGGATCGTCACCCTCGAACTCGCGGCGCGTGCCGGTGGCCTCGCCCCGGTCAGCATGCTGGCGGTCAAGGACCTCGTGATGTTCGGCGGCGCCGACCCGGGGCCGATCCTGGACCCGACGTACGAGCGGGAGTCCGGCCTGGCCGAGCGGATCTACGCGCTCGCCGCGCCCGCCGCGCACGACCCCTTCCTGATTGTCTCCAACTCCGGCATCAACGCCGCCGTGGTCGAGATGGCGACGCTGGCCCGGGACCGGGGACACCCGATCATCGCCGTCACCTCGCTCACCCACACCCGGTCGGCCGGGGCACGGGCGACCGGCGGACCGCACCTGGCCGACCTGGCGGACGTGGTGATCGACAACCTCGCTCCGGCCGGGGACGCGGCGCTGGAGATCAGCCCGGGAATCCGGATCGGGGCGCTGTCGTCGCTCACCGGGGTCTTCGTCGCCCAGATGCTCACCGAGCTGGTCTGCCGCCGGCTCCTGGACCGGGGTCTCGACCTGCCGGTCTACATCTCGGCGAACCTCGCCCAGGGCGACGCGCACAACGCGGCCCTCCAGGAGCGGTACCGCGAGCGGGTCCGTCCGATCGAACCGTGA
- a CDS encoding DUF817 domain-containing protein encodes MRTPSKSTDLTSGERAIDARVRAVLARLPRRGPLAWLTEFLAFGLKQAWACVFGGAMLAVIMAAHLWYPEDAALARNDALTVAAVAIQVVMVAGRLETLRELRVVLLFHLVGTAMELFKTDVGSWSYAPDGVLRVGAVPLFTGFMYAAVGSYMVRVHRLFDLRFVRYPKRWATAVLAVAIYVNFFTNHYVWDARWVLVALVVLVFGRCVMQFRVFRLRWRMPLLLAFLLVAFFIWLAENIATWSNAWLYPGQLDGWQPVSPAKLASWFLLMIISVVLVTWISPPEPPDEDPSPRLADDDRSPRPPDDVTAVDRRDVIPAAPVRTD; translated from the coding sequence GTGCGCACCCCTTCCAAATCGACCGACCTGACCTCCGGCGAACGGGCGATCGACGCCCGCGTCCGCGCGGTCCTGGCCCGGCTGCCCCGGCGCGGGCCGCTCGCCTGGCTGACCGAGTTCCTGGCCTTCGGACTCAAGCAGGCCTGGGCGTGCGTGTTCGGCGGGGCGATGCTCGCGGTCATCATGGCGGCGCACCTGTGGTATCCGGAGGACGCGGCGCTCGCCCGCAACGACGCGTTGACCGTCGCCGCGGTCGCCATCCAGGTCGTGATGGTGGCCGGACGCCTGGAGACCCTGCGCGAGCTGCGGGTCGTGCTCCTGTTCCACCTCGTGGGCACCGCCATGGAGCTGTTCAAGACCGACGTCGGCTCGTGGTCCTACGCGCCCGACGGCGTCCTGCGGGTCGGCGCGGTGCCCCTCTTCACCGGTTTCATGTACGCCGCGGTGGGCTCCTACATGGTCCGGGTCCACCGGCTGTTCGACCTGCGTTTCGTCCGCTACCCGAAGCGGTGGGCGACGGCCGTCCTGGCCGTCGCCATCTACGTCAACTTCTTCACCAACCACTACGTCTGGGACGCCCGCTGGGTCCTCGTCGCACTCGTCGTGCTGGTGTTCGGGCGTTGTGTCATGCAGTTCCGCGTCTTCCGGCTCCGGTGGCGCATGCCGCTCCTGCTGGCCTTCCTCCTCGTCGCGTTCTTCATCTGGCTCGCGGAGAACATCGCCACCTGGTCGAACGCCTGGCTCTACCCCGGCCAGTTGGACGGTTGGCAACCCGTCTCCCCGGCGAAGCTCGCCTCCTGGTTCCTCCTCATGATCATCTCGGTCGTGCTGGTCACCTGGATCTCCCCGCCGGAGCCCCCCGACGAGGACCCGAGCCCGCGCCTCGCCGACGACGACCGGAGCCCGCGACCGCCGGACGACGTCACCGCCGTCGACCGGCGGGACGTCATCCCGGCCGCCCCGGTCCGCACCGACTGA
- a CDS encoding MetQ/NlpA family ABC transporter substrate-binding protein: protein MRRRLPSLIIATLVLALTACGSGTDDTGTSTPTDAALKVGVSPVPHGEILTYVKDNLAEKAGLELEIVEFTDYVQPNRALADGQLDANYFQHVPYLDEEKAAKGYRFTALKPVHIEPLGVYSKKVDSLTDLPAKGVVALPNDPSNSGRALNLLAENGVITLREGAGVKATTRDIVDNPKQLEFRELEAAQLPRSLDDTAAAVINGNYAIDAGLTPATDALALEKGDGNPYANLLVVRDGGDSDPRVRKLEELLHSAEVKTFIGERYKGSVATAF from the coding sequence GTGCGACGCAGACTGCCCTCGCTGATCATCGCCACCCTCGTCCTGGCCCTCACCGCCTGCGGCTCCGGCACGGACGACACCGGCACCTCGACACCCACCGACGCCGCGCTCAAGGTCGGCGTCAGCCCGGTGCCGCACGGCGAGATCCTCACCTACGTCAAGGACAACCTGGCGGAGAAGGCCGGGCTGGAACTGGAGATCGTGGAGTTCACCGACTACGTGCAGCCGAACCGGGCGCTCGCCGACGGGCAACTCGACGCGAACTACTTCCAGCACGTCCCGTACCTGGACGAGGAGAAGGCCGCCAAGGGTTACCGCTTCACCGCCCTCAAGCCGGTGCACATCGAGCCGCTCGGGGTGTACTCGAAGAAGGTCGACAGCCTCACCGACCTGCCGGCCAAGGGCGTGGTCGCCCTCCCGAACGACCCGTCCAACTCGGGCCGGGCGCTCAACCTGCTCGCGGAGAACGGTGTGATCACACTCCGGGAGGGCGCCGGGGTGAAGGCCACCACCCGCGACATCGTCGACAACCCGAAGCAGTTGGAGTTCCGGGAGCTGGAGGCGGCGCAGCTGCCCCGCAGCCTCGACGACACCGCCGCAGCGGTGATCAACGGCAACTACGCCATCGACGCCGGCCTCACCCCGGCCACCGACGCGCTCGCACTGGAGAAGGGGGACGGCAACCCGTACGCGAACCTGCTGGTGGTCCGCGACGGCGGCGACAGCGACCCCCGGGTACGGAAGCTGGAGGAGCTGTTGCACTCCGCCGAGGTGAAGACGTTCATCGGCGAGCGCTACAAGGGCTCGGTGGCGACCGCCTTCTGA